In one Gemmatimonadetes bacterium SCN 70-22 genomic region, the following are encoded:
- a CDS encoding transposase — MKKSRFTESHVAVLKEGEAGVPVAEILRKHGISRQTYFTWKSKYGGASVKDLTRLKELEQENAKLKRLYAELALENAAIKDVLARKL; from the coding sequence ATGAAGAAGTCCCGCTTTACCGAGTCGCACGTCGCGGTGCTGAAGGAGGGGGAGGCCGGGGTGCCGGTCGCCGAGATCCTCCGCAAGCACGGCATCAGTCGCCAGACCTACTTCACCTGGAAGTCGAAGTACGGCGGCGCCAGCGTGAAGGATCTGACGCGACTCAAGGAACTCGAGCAGGAGAATGCGAAGCTGAAACGGCTGTACGCCGAGCTCGCCCTGGAGAATGCGGCGATTAAGGACGTGCTCGCCCGAAAGTTGTGA